In one window of Helianthus annuus cultivar XRQ/B chromosome 17, HanXRQr2.0-SUNRISE, whole genome shotgun sequence DNA:
- the LOC110925056 gene encoding uncharacterized protein LOC110925056 — translation MLETCMKHNHIILFFFENHPKLGVQSTQAQTWWQILKDNVKGLTLKSLSTTRWESRIDSIKPIRTQLGDVRKALREVRGTDRDAKIISEAKSLEGYELGDFEFLAQIVIWFELLSKVNVVSKRLQAKDVVLDVAIDEVDKLIKFFKNYREVGFSKALDEAREIANEIGVNAEFRKKRVIYRKKQFDESSSVEEVTFSPEEDFRVNYFLSIVDQAIFSLETRFEQYQKFEKIFGFLFPKKLKTLDEAKLKECCYRLEDALKYGGKSDIDAKEFTTYPYAIIAYKVLLTISVTVASAERSFSKLKLLKTYLRSTMSQERLNGLATISIESEILDTMDYKELIESFASKNARRTTLFA, via the exons ATGCTGGAGACGTGTATGAAGCACAACCATATAATTCTTTTCTTTTTTGAAAATCACCCAAAGCTTGGGGTACAATCCACCCAAGCTCAAActtg GTGGCAAATTTTGAAAGACAATGTTAAAGGATTAACTCTTAAATCATTGTCTACAACTCGTTGGGAAAGTCGTATAGATAGTATTAAGCCAATAAGAACTCAACTTGGAGATGTAAGAAAAGCTTTGCGAGAAGTTAGGGGGACGGATAGAGATGCTAAAATCATAAGTGAAGCTAAATCATTAGAAGGGTATGAACTTGGTGATTTTGAATTTTTGGCACAAATTGTCATTTGGTTTGAATTATTATCAAAGGTGAATGTGGTGAGCAAACGGTTGCAAGCAAAAGATGTTGTCCTTGATGTTGCTATTGATGAAGTAGACAAACTAATTAAATTCTTTAAGAATTATAGAGAAGTGGGGTTCTCTAAGGCACTTGATGAAGCTAGAGAAATTGCAAATGAAATAGGTGTAAATGCGGAATTTCGTAAAAAACGTGTGATATATAGGAAAAAACAATTTGATGAATCGTCAAGTGTAGAAGAAGTAACATTTTCACCCGAGGAggattttagagtaaattatttTTTAAGTATTGTTGATCAAGCTATTTTTTCACTTGAAACAAGATTTGAACAATACCAAAAATTCGAAAAAATATTTGGGTTTTTGTTTCCTAAAAAGTTGAAGACTCTTGATGAAGCCAAGCTTAAGGAGTGTTGTTATCGCCTTGAAGATGCATTGAAGTATGGAGGAAAATCAGATATTgatgctaaagaatt TACTACTTATCCTTATGCTATAATTGCATATAAGGTGTTGTTGACAATTTCGGTAACCGTGGCATCAGCAGAAAGAAGTTTCTCaaagttgaagttgttgaagaccTATTTACGTTCTACAATGTCACAAGAAAGGCTAAATGGGTTGGCAACAATATCTATTGAAAGTGAAATATTAGATACTATGGATTACAAGGAGTTGATCGAGAGCTTTGCTTCAAAAAACGCTAGGAGAACCACACTGTTTGCTTAG
- the LOC110921809 gene encoding serine carboxypeptidase-like 17, with product MMESKSKMRISLIILVLIVQVHMLPFSQSKSIVKHLPGFLGDLPFTLETGYVGVGKEEKVELFYYFVESQRNPHQDPLLLYLTGGPGTSAILPLFYQIGPLNFEYTNATRSDVKLEVNPYSWTKTANIIFIDLPVGTGFSYAKRWESSKKNSDSLVVTHAYEFIRKWLMDHPTFLNNPLYITGISYMGLIIPRVVSNIYDGIERGVRPELKIKGFLIVNPHTDKFIDFNSRTEFAYRAGLIEDELYEPAKEHCGGKYIYVDPNNTLCLDSLRPIKECLDRINVVYILDPLCNRQDPKQTCRESIYSYSNIWANMKSVRQALNIREGTVNQFQVSNANISSLFGRPDTIYYSHDIFSSLAYYKKLVTKNCHALIINGDHDMTFPYMGTKQWINSLKLGVQSPWKPWFIRTQVAGYEKTYSEAKFSLKYATIKGAGHSVAIYKPEESMVIVETWLASHNSSTS from the exons ATGATGGAGTCAAAAAGCAAAATGCGAATCTCTCTCATCATCCTTGTGTTGATAGTGCAGGTGCACATGCTACCCTTCTCACAATCCAAATCAATCGTCAAACATCTTCCTGGTTTTTTAGGTGATCTTCCCTTCACTCTTGAAACCGG ATATGTTGGAGTGGGGAAAGAGGAAAAGGTGGAACTGTTCTACTACTTTGTTGAATCTCAAAGAAACCCACACCAAGATCCATTGCTTCTTTATCTCACTGGAGGTCCGGGAACCTCGGCCATTCTTCCCTTATTTTATCAAATAG GTCCACTAAATTTTGAATATACGAATGCAACAAGATCTGATGTGAAACTGGAAGTCAACCCATATTCATGGACCAAG ACGGCTAACATCATATTCATAGATCTTCCTGTTGGCACTGGTTTTTCATATGCAAAGAGATGGGAGTCATCAAAGAAGAATAGTGATTCCCTTGTAGTTACGCATGCCTACGAGTTTATAAGAAAG TGGCTCATGGATCATCCTACCTTTCTCAATAATCCATTGTACATTACGGGGATTTCTTACATGGGACTTATCATTCCAAGAGTCGTTTCAAATATATACGATG GCATTGAACGAGGGGTTAGACCAGAATTAAAAATTAAG GGTTTCTTGATCGTGAACCCTCATACTGACAAGTTCATAGATTTTAATTCAAGAACTGAATTCGCTTACCGAGCTGGACTTATAGAAGATGAACTCTATGAG CCAGCAAAAGAACATTGTGGAGGAAAATACATATATGTTGATCCTAATAATACATTGTGTTTGGATAGTCTTCGTCCGATAAAGGAG TGCTTAGATCGAATTAACGTGGTTTACATCTTAGACCCCCTTTGCAATAGACAAGATCCGAAACAAACATGTCGA GAATCCATTTATTCATATTCTAATATATGGGCAAACATGAAATCCGTCCGACAAGCTCTTAACATTCGTGAG GGAACGGTGAACCAATTTCAAGTCAGCAACGCGAACATTAGCTCCTTATTTGGGAGACCAGACACCATATATTACTCTCATGATATCTTTAGCAGTTTGGCCTACTATaagaaacttgttaccaagaacTGTCATGCCTTAATCATCAA TGGTGATCATGACATGACATTTCCGTATATGGGCACAAAGCAATGGATAAATAGTCTAAAACTTGGAGTCCAGAGTCCATGGAAACCATGGTTCATTCGAACTCAAGTTGCTGG ATATGAGAAGACATACTCAGAGGCCAAATTCTCTTTGAAATATGCTACCATCAAG GGTGCGGGTCACTCGGTGGCAATTTACAAGCCTGAAGAATCAATGGTCATTGTGGAGACATGGCTTGCTTCTCATAATTCTTCAACATCTTAA
- the LOC118488917 gene encoding uncharacterized protein LOC118488917, with protein MEARHLSFAGRLTLAKSVLGSISAYYLSLFLGPKCIINKIDRIRRDFIWGILDTRKKFRWVRWDSMMRSKKSGGLGVGRIRDVNLAMLTKWWWRFKANPNQLWALVIGSVHKYNSGDQLIPVSKSVPGVWKDIGCMDPELHKLGSDIKQNLIENNGIWKWRSSSDDNFSVKQVRSDLEDNLGADSGCILGFDWISWAPPKANHLLWRATRIKIASNVGLACRGITFADVSCPRCGLGEEDSDHIFFNCLWEKNIWWNIFSWIWIRFPIQCGSMDNLFRYIKEVRGGKVWKKLVRSIVMATVWSIWSARNAKVFEDRFPL; from the coding sequence ATGGAAGCGAGACACTTGTCATTTGCTGGCAGATTGACCTTAGCTAAGTCGGTCTTGGGGAGTATATCGGCTTATTATCTTTCTCTGTTCTTGGGCCCAAAGTGTATAATCAACAAGATAGATAGGATCAGAAGGGATTTCATTTGGGGAATTTTGGATACGAGAAAGAAATTTAGATGGGTCAGGTGGGATTCTATGATGCGGTCGAAGAAGTCCGGTGGCCTGGGAGTCGGGAGAATCAGAGACGTTAACCTTGCTATGCTGACTAAATGGTGGTGGAGATTCAAAGCGAATCCGAACCAACTTTGGGCTCTAGTTATTGGTTCGGTTCACAAGTACAACTCGGGGGACCAGCTTATTCCGGTATCCAAATCGGTCCCCGGGGTTTGGAAGGATATAGGTTGCATGGATCCAGAACTTCATAAGCTGGGAAGTGATATAAAGCAGAATCTGATCGAGAATAATGGCATCTGGAAATGGCGGTCTAGCTCAGACGATAACTTCTCGGTTAAACAGGTTCGAAGCGATTTGGAAGACAATCTGGGGGCCGATTCGGGCTGTATTCTGGGCTTTGATTGGATCTCTTGGGCCCCTCCCAAGGCCAATCATCTTTTGTGGAGAGCAACTCGCATTAAGATCGCGTCTAATGTCGGTTTAGCCTGTAGAGGTATTACTTTCGCCGATGTATCTTGTCCTCGCTGCGGTTTAGGTGAAGAAGATTCAGACCATATTTTCTTTAATTGTTTGTGGGAAAAAAACATATGGTGGAACATTTTCTCCTGGATTTGGATTCGGTTTCCTATTCAATGTGGAAGTATGGATAATTTGTTTAGATACATTAAAGAGGTCCGAGGAGGAAAGGTATGGAAGAAATTGGTTCGCTCTATAGTGATGGCTACTGTATGGAGTATCTGGAGCGCTAGAAACGCGAAAGTGTTTGAAGATAGATTCCCATTATGA